Genomic DNA from Patescibacteria group bacterium:
GAGGTAGGACAGCTGACGAGCTAAAGATTCCCAAAGAAACAGGGGATCACATGGGGATGCTCGCGACCATGCTGAACGCGCTCGCCTTACAAAGCGCGCTCGAGAACCTCGGCGTAAAGACCCGAGTGATGTCCGCCATCGAAATGCACCGCATTGCCGAACCGTACATTCAACGTAGAGCCGAGCGCCACCTAGAAAAGGGGCGCGTTGTTATTTTTGGCGCCGGGACTGGCAACCCGCACTTTACGACTGACACGGCGGCGGTCCTCCGAGGTGCCGAGATCAAAGCAGATATTGTTATGAAGGCGACCAATGTGAACGGCGTCTTTGAAAAAGACCCAAAGCATCATCCGGATGCTCGGCGCTTTACTCGATTATCCTTCGATGAGGCGATCAACAGGCAATTGAACGTGATGGACTCAACCGCTCTCGCCTTAAGCAGAGATCGAAAATTACCGATCCTCGTTTTTAGCTTGTCGGAACCCGGGAATATTACAAAAGCCTTGCTTGGAGAAGACGACGGGACACTGGTGAGCTGTGATGAGGTGTGCTTGCTCGTCTAGTGTTAGTCTTCTTTTGGAACTTCAATGTAGGCCCAGATGTCACAATGTAAACAGCGCCACTGAATGGCCTTATATTTTTTCCCGCTATTTGATGTGGTGACACTGGTACTAAGATCTTTCATTGAGCGATCGCAGGTAGGGCAAGTCATAAATAAATCTATTGAATACAGCTTCTAGCCTTTAGATAATCGCTCGGGCCAATAGCTGAGCCATTCTCAATTTCTTGGACGCGGGCTGCTCCAAGTTTGGTCGTGAAGCAAGCAAGCTGAGCGGCAGTGATGGAGGTAGGCAACGTTTTAGTGTTTACACCTAGGGACTCCAGGGTTTTTTCTTGTTCGGTGGTTAAGAGGGGATGATCGTATGTACTGACGGCGGAACCGGTTTGTGATTTGATGATGGCGGAGGGGAGATCTTGAATGCCGATACCGAAGGGCTTATAAATGGCCAGTATGAGCACTAGGCTGAGCACGAGGAGTACAAAAAATGCCCCTAAAATAGCCAGAACTATTAAGATGATCTTTTTCACGGGAATATCTTTCATATATTTGTAGCGTATCACGCTCGGCAAACTTGTGCTACGCTTAGTAAAATACTTATTTCTTGCATTTTATGTTGTCAAAACAGCAACAGATTATCGTTCTAGGGAGTGTGCTCGGAGGAGTGGTGGTTATTGGTCTTTTGGTGTCAGTTCTCAGTAAGAAGCCGGTCTCCGTTCCCGCCGCGCAAATTCCTTCAACGGTTTCAGAAGTTCCAACTGAAGTTCCGGCTGCAGCTCCGGTCGAGCCAGTTCCAACCAAACCCACGCCCGCTAAGAAACCAGCTACGATCACACCAGCGGTTCAAACGTACGATCAAATTGTTGAGTCCTATAAGGCGAGCGGGTACCGTTTTCAGTTTTCAACCTGCTCTGGCTCGCCGGGTTCTATTACGATAAAAAAGGGTCTTAAGTTTATGATGGATAATCGTGACGCGGTATCACATGCCTTTGTGGTCGGGTCGCAGAAGTTCACTATTGGTAAATACGGCTACAAGATTGTAACCGCAAGCGAGCTTGGCAAACTTAATATCACCTGCGACGGCCGCGGTTCAGCCACCTTGAACGTTCAGCCGTAATCACTCTGGATCACTCGGGCCAGTCTACAAGTTCGCCCATCCGTTTTTCAATATCGTCCGCTTTCCTGAGGCGGGCGATTTGATTTCTGTTCAAAATGGCTGAGTGAGGAATCTCGAGCAGATACTCGGGGATATACCAAATTGATTCCTCGCTCGTCTCCCAGCCCTGTTTGTCGAAGCGTGAGAGATCTATAGGTTTCGAAAATGCTCGCAGCGTTTTCGCTCTCGTCGATTGCAAAAAGTACTCGTGAAAATAACTCATCACGAGCTCGCGG
This window encodes:
- the pyrH gene encoding UMP kinase; its protein translation is MSDQMGSLKYKRVLLKLSGEALGGGEKGIIHPDRLERFASEIKEAAERGVEVAVVVGGGNIFRGRTADELKIPKETGDHMGMLATMLNALALQSALENLGVKTRVMSAIEMHRIAEPYIQRRAERHLEKGRVVIFGAGTGNPHFTTDTAAVLRGAEIKADIVMKATNVNGVFEKDPKHHPDARRFTRLSFDEAINRQLNVMDSTALALSRDRKLPILVFSLSEPGNITKALLGEDDGTLVSCDEVCLLV